A DNA window from Synchiropus splendidus isolate RoL2022-P1 chromosome 2, RoL_Sspl_1.0, whole genome shotgun sequence contains the following coding sequences:
- the LOC128754084 gene encoding 40S ribosomal protein S15a, translating to MVRMNVLADALKSINNAEKRGKRQVLIRPCSKVIVRFLTVMMKHGYIGEFEIIDDHRAGKIVVNLTGRLNKCGVISPRFDLQLKDLEKWQNNLLPSRQFGYIVLTTSAGIMDHEEARRKHTGGKILGFFF from the exons ATGGTGCGCATGAACGTTCTCGCAGATGCGCTTAAAAGCATCAACAATGCGGAGAAGCGTGGAAAACGCCAGGTCCTCATCAGGCCTTGCTCCAAGGTGATTGTGCGCTTCCTAACCGTCATGATGAAGCACG GTTACATTGGTGAGTTTGAGATCATTGACGACCACAGAGCCGGTAAAATTGTCGTCAATCTCACAGGAAGGCTGAACAAG TGTGGCGTGATTAGTCCACGTTTCGACCTCCAGCTCAAGGACCTGGAGAAGTGGCAGAACAACTTGTTGCCCTCAAGACAGTTTGG ATACATTGTGCTGACCACCTCTGCTGGCATCATGGACCACGAAGAGGCCAGGAGGAAACACACAGGAGGCAAAATCCTTGGATTCTTTTTCTAA
- the LOC128754450 gene encoding carboxylesterase notum2-like: MKLLGQMVFLLLLGGVFCQNQRNGKSSGKSSKKSPGNQGGAAAQAPTEVGSQRNTGNVPKTRGGSLVDTGRGDAAGTSRRQTDDMKLHFLRNTKVTCNDGTAAGFYLKEVKGSRRWLLFLEGGWCCYSQDTCASRFQNIPRLMSSSGWPQTKKGTGILSSNVEENPHWHNANIVFIPYCSSDVWSGTGPGPTSPLRQRQAKDKERSTNATDYVFMGSFIIREVVKDLIPKGIKQAKVVMLAGTSAGGTGVLLNIEKVAYQLAQLGAEAQVRGLVDSGWFLESKQERPPNCPETISCSPEDAIKMGLRLWNGVVPDRCRQLYKRGEEWQCFFGHKLYSSLTTPLFVVHWLFDEEQLRMENIYVGGQTLSDAQWQFIQNLGTELKNSLTDVTAVFAPSCLSHVLITKSNWMSFQVKGTSLPRALQCWDRSLEATRNNKTPAKGCPFHLVDTCQWPQCNPTCPALVDQATGQELTLLQMLAAMGLDLQRLGLEDPHSEAVTVVSNGG, from the exons ATGAAGCTTCTTGGCCAAATggttttcctgctgctgctcgggGGAGTCTTCTGCCAGAACCAACGTAATGGTAAAAGCAGCGGAAAGTCCAGCAAGAAGTCTCCTGGGAACCAAGGAGGAGCAGCTGCCCAGGCTCCCACTGAAGTAGGCTCTCAGAGGAACACGGGAAACGTGCCGAAAACCAGAGGCGGCAGCCTGGTAGATACAGGACGAGGAGATGCAGCTGGAACATCTCGAAGGCAAACGGATGATATGAAGCTCCACTTCCTCAGGAATACCAAGGTCACATGCAATGATGGGACAGCGGCTGG GTTTTACCTGAAGGAAGTGAAAGGGAGCCGCCGGTGGCTGTTGTTTTTGGAGG GTGGCTGGTGCTGCTACAGCCAAGACACCTGTGCTTCCAGATTCCAAAATATCCCTCGCCTGATGAGCTCATCGGGATggccacaaacaaaaaaag GTACTGGAATACTGTCATCCAACGTTGAAGAGAACCCGCACTGGCATAACGCAAACATTGT ATTCATCCCGTACTGCTCCAGTGATGTGTGGAGCGGCACTGGTCCAGGACCCACCTCTCCTCTGAGACAACGGCAAGCAAAAGATAAAGAGAGGAGCACAAACGCAA CTGACTACGTATTCATGGGATCCTTCATCATTCGAGAGGTGGTCAAGGATCTCATTCCGAAGGGAATTAAACAGGCCAAGGTGGTCATGCTGGCCGGCACAAG TGCTGGTGGTACTGGTGTTTTGTTGAACATTGAGAAAGTCGCCTATCAGTTGGCCCAGCTTGGCGCCGAGGCTCAGGTCCGAGGTCTGGTGGACTCTGGCTGGTTTCTTGAAAGTAAACAAGAGAGGCCACCCAACTGTCCGGAGACGATTTCGTGCTCTCCTGAAGATGCTATCAAGATGGGACTGAG GTTGTGGAACGGCGTCGTTCCTGACAGATGTCGGCAGCTTTataagagaggagaggagtggcAGTGCTTCTTTGGACACAAGCTGTACTCCTCTCTGACCA CTCCATTGTTTGTTGTGCATTGGCTTTTTGATGAGGAGCAGCTCCGAATGGAGAACATATATGTGGGTGGACAGACTCTGTCTGATGCGCAGTGGCAGTTCATTCAGAACCTCGGCACAGAGCTCAAGAACTCCCTCACAGATGTCAC TGCCGTGTTTGCGCCATCTTGCCTCTCGCACGTGCTGATCACCAAGAG taacTGGATGAGCTTCCAAGTAAAAGGTACATCTCTTCCCCGCGCTTTGCAATGCTGGGACAGAAGTCTGGAGGCGACCCGCAACAACAAAACCCCTGCCAAAGGCTGCCCGTTCCACTTGGTTGACACATGCCAGTGGCCTCAGTGCAACCCCACCTGCCCAGCTTTGGTTGACCAGGCCACCGGGCAGGAGCTCACCCTGCTCCAGATGCTGGCAGCCATGGGCCTCGACCTGCAAAGACTGGGCCTGGAGGATCCGCACAGCGAGGCAGTCACTGTGGTCAGCAATGGTGGCTAA